The sequence TCTCTGGCGTAGGTGGTAAGCGCGGCGGCGCGGTCCTGCCAGGCGGCGGTCACCGCACGGCCCGCGGGCATCTCAGCGAGTGGTCCGGGTCCCTCGGCGAGCGCGATGACCTGGCAGCGAAGAGCTCGATCGAGAGGGCCGTGGCTCTGGGGCACCGTGTCCAACAGCCACTCCCGCCCGGTGGCCGCGTCGCCGGCGAACGCCGAGGCGAGGTCGAGGAAGCTCAGCGCCGTCAGCGCCTGGGGATCTGTCCCGGTGCGGGCGGCGCGGATCTGGGCGAGCGCGGCGGCCGAGTCGGCCCTGAATGCGCCCAGGGCGGCATCGAGCGCGGCGCCGTGACCGTAACGGCCAGTGGGTGGCTGCCAGCTGGCGAAGGTCAGCTGCGCGGCCAGCCTCTCACGGTCCAGTTCTTCGGCCCAGTCCGCGAGCTGGCCTGCGGCTGCCGCATAGGCGCCTGGTTCACCGACGTCCACGAACAGCGCCAGGTACTGGTCACCCTGATGGTCTTGCAGGTTGCGATACCGATGGAACCACCACGCCGGGTCGCCAGAGAGCCGGCGAAGCAGGCGGGGGAGATGATCGGCGAGTATGTCGTCGAACCGTTCCGGATGGGCGTACAGCCGGGCCGCGACGACCGATGAGGCCGCCGGAAGGCGAAGGGCGGCAGCCAGTACGGGCCGCGACGATGGACGCTTGCGCGAGACTGGAACGACGTCCCGTTCGACGCGGGTCAGGGGTAAGAGGAGTTCGTGGGCGCGCCCGATCCAGCCGAGTTGCTCGGGCGGCGCGGTCTCGCGCAGTTCCAGCCGTCGAGCGCTTTGGAGACGACTGCGCAATAGGTGCCGGTGGGCCGGGTGTCGCAAGTCGACGGGCTGGCGCCGATCGTGCTCGACAAGTGCGACGTGGTCCGGGACCTGCCAGTGCGCGCGCCAGCCGGCCAGGGCCTGCTCCCACTCGGCGGGAGCGGCGCGGCGCCCGGGGAGCTGGGCGGCGTCGAGCAGCCAGCGGGCCGGGGACAGGATCGTGCGCCGGTAGCGGACCCGCGGCAGGTACGGCAGGCGGGACGCGGCTCCGAAGGAGAACGACCCGTACATCGCACACGTAGCGATCGACACCTCGGCGAGGAACCGGGCTAGAGGCGGCGTATGGACGCTGGCCTCCAGCGCGTTCGGCACCAGGGGCGCGACCCGATCGCCGGTCGAGAGCTGGATCAGGTCGAAGCCCTGGTCATCGGCTGTGACTGCCAGGTCCGACAGGTCGATCACATCTGCGCCAGGCCGCCGATGCTCAGCGAGGGAAATCAGTTTCGGGCTCCACCGACCATTGCGGGTGACGTTCTCGCTGCGCTGGCGACGCGGTGCGAACGACAACTGCGCCGCCACCAGCCCCGGCTCGCCCGGCTCGAACGTCCGACGAACCGCCGCGAACTCTTCCGGTGGCAGCAGGTAAGCGTGTCGTGCGGCCATGCTGCTCGCCGGGCGGGGGGTGCCAGTGACCTCCAGCGTGAACCGGCCGGCCTGGAGCTGCGCGACGGTCCACGCGTGGATCTCGAAGGCCACCTCAGTACGCGGCGGCAGCACCGGACCAGCACCACTGTCCGCGCACAGCCCGGCAATCACCGCGTCGGTCACGAGCAGTTCACCGCCGCTGGCCATCGCCTCCTGGACGAGCGCCATCACCTTTTCGTCACGTTCACTCAGCTGGCGTGGCGGCGTCTCACGCGCCGAGCCGAGGAACCCGGCCGGCAACCCCAAGCCGCTGTCCGCGACCAGGTCGAGGACCGGGACCAGGGCGCCCGTGCCGTAGCGGGCGCGGAACGCGTTGTGGTACTCCCGCCAGGCCGGATGCCCGAACGGGTGGGGCGAAAGGCGATAGAGCACGGTCACGGCGTCCCGGATCTCGCGAGCGACCGCGGGCGGGATCTCGGCCTCACAGTCGGCGACCGTGTCGATCAGCAGCGGTGACCGCGCCGCCGGGGCCTGGGCGATCATTCGTGCACTGACCCCGGCCGGGACGGTGTCGACCGGGTCCGCGGGCAAGGCGTCGCGGATCGCGTACAGCTCGCCGACCAGGTCCGCGACCTCGGCGATGGCCGCCGCATCAACGTCCTGGAGGACCTGGCAGACGGCGCGCAGCGCGTCCGGTTCGCTAATCGGAACCCGCAGCGCGCTGATCAGAAACCGGTTGCCGACCAGGCCGCGAAGGACCCCATCTAGCTGGTCAGCGCTGGCGGCCGGGAACCGGGACGCGAGCAGCTCGCGAAGCTCGTCGAGCGGAACCGGGGCGGTCGCCGCGTCAAGAGCGAAGACCACGGGGCCGGTCGCCCGGACAGAAACCTCCAGCGCCGCCTCCCCGGGCGGGCCTGCGTCCGGCGCGGTTCCGGGAGCGACCAGGCGGCCACCTCGCCGGACGATGGCATTGCAGGCCACGACCGGTATCCGGGCAGCCAGCTCGGGGCACGGCCCGAGCCGAGCGGTCACCTCACCGAGCCAGCCAGCATCCGCCCGGACCGCGTACCGGTGGCCAGTGCCGCAGCGAACCTTCGCCGCCGCGCTCTCGAACCGCGCGGGGCCGACCCCGGCGAACAGGCCGAACGGCGTCTGCCGACGCTGCCAGCGAAGCAGGTACGACGCCAGCGACGCCGCCACCCGCCGGACGCGGGCGGGAGCCGCTCCGCTGTCGGCGAGGACCGTCTCGATCTGCGCGCACAGCGCGGGACTCGCGGAGACCAAAGCCTCACGGATCTCCGCGCGCTTCCAGGTCGTCGTCAGCCACACGAGAAGCGGGCCGACGGGAGCAGTGGGGGACAGATCCAGGGATTCCGGGAGATCAAGCCCTCCTGGTTCGGTCGTGATCCGCAACAGCCCGACCGGGCTCCAGGACAGCTCTGCCGCCCCCGTCGCCATCACTTCGCCTTTCGCCGAGGCCCGGCCGCCGGCGTGCCAGCGGCCGGGAACCTCACCGGTCAGAACACGTTGTTGGCCACCGACTGACAGGCGCTCGCGCCGTCCTTGCAGGTCTCACCGCAACCGTCATTGGTCGGGCAGTCGCCGCTCAGCGGCGACCGGGCGGAGAGGATGACCCGGACGTCGAGGGTGAACTCGTCCTCGTCCACGGGCCGGTCGAGCAGCGCGGTGGCGCCGCCGGAGGGCTGGAAGGTCATGAAGATCAGCTCCTTACAGTGGGAGGGGTTGGTGAGCGGTGTCCTGGCCCGTAAGGGAGTCCGCCGGACGGGGCCAGGACAGGACGATCCGGCTGTGGATCTTGTCGATG is a genomic window of Pseudofrankia inefficax containing:
- a CDS encoding lantibiotic dehydratase, with translation MATGAAELSWSPVGLLRITTEPGGLDLPESLDLSPTAPVGPLLVWLTTTWKRAEIREALVSASPALCAQIETVLADSGAAPARVRRVAASLASYLLRWQRRQTPFGLFAGVGPARFESAAAKVRCGTGHRYAVRADAGWLGEVTARLGPCPELAARIPVVACNAIVRRGGRLVAPGTAPDAGPPGEAALEVSVRATGPVVFALDAATAPVPLDELRELLASRFPAASADQLDGVLRGLVGNRFLISALRVPISEPDALRAVCQVLQDVDAAAIAEVADLVGELYAIRDALPADPVDTVPAGVSARMIAQAPAARSPLLIDTVADCEAEIPPAVAREIRDAVTVLYRLSPHPFGHPAWREYHNAFRARYGTGALVPVLDLVADSGLGLPAGFLGSARETPPRQLSERDEKVMALVQEAMASGGELLVTDAVIAGLCADSGAGPVLPPRTEVAFEIHAWTVAQLQAGRFTLEVTGTPRPASSMAARHAYLLPPEEFAAVRRTFEPGEPGLVAAQLSFAPRRQRSENVTRNGRWSPKLISLAEHRRPGADVIDLSDLAVTADDQGFDLIQLSTGDRVAPLVPNALEASVHTPPLARFLAEVSIATCAMYGSFSFGAASRLPYLPRVRYRRTILSPARWLLDAAQLPGRRAAPAEWEQALAGWRAHWQVPDHVALVEHDRRQPVDLRHPAHRHLLRSRLQSARRLELRETAPPEQLGWIGRAHELLLPLTRVERDVVPVSRKRPSSRPVLAAALRLPAASSVVAARLYAHPERFDDILADHLPRLLRRLSGDPAWWFHRYRNLQDHQGDQYLALFVDVGEPGAYAAAAGQLADWAEELDRERLAAQLTFASWQPPTGRYGHGAALDAALGAFRADSAAALAQIRAARTGTDPQALTALSFLDLASAFAGDAATGREWLLDTVPQSHGPLDRALRCQVIALAEGPGPLAEMPAGRAVTAAWQDRAAALTTYARELVSQREPAGVLGPLLHLHHLRTVGADPDAERVTGRLARALALHAQAIHANG
- a CDS encoding FxLD family lanthipeptide; the protein is MTFQPSGGATALLDRPVDEDEFTLDVRVILSARSPLSGDCPTNDGCGETCKDGASACQSVANNVF